From the genome of Canis lupus familiaris isolate Mischka breed German Shepherd chromosome 8, alternate assembly UU_Cfam_GSD_1.0, whole genome shotgun sequence, one region includes:
- the CCDC177 gene encoding coiled-coil domain-containing protein 177, which yields MVDPVSEEEKAGAEPEGSGGDGAAASAPPDAQGAQQPAASSASASASAAAAAAAAAQPHKAEAPSAAEEGERREQSPLLHLDLFNFDCPEAEGSRYVLTSPRSLEACARCAVKPVELLPRALADLVREAPGRSMRVATGLYEAYEAERRAKLQQCRAERERIVREEKRRLFTPLGAAAAAASVPSAGGSSSSSSASLPASPAPRATRKASSSPSPARTQPPPAASRAGRKSHSLDSLSRRREGALSSESGASSSSYSGESLRELRWPPRALARNSCPAGSASSAPNPLGRPSALALVPLTGRSFSLGDLSHSPQTAQHVERIVRQVRAERGLRGVPDRDRKIAALMLARHQEERLLLEQRAAAHGQWEQQRVRAEQRREREEREKQRALEQGRRAWAAQVEERRGRRGREEREEARRRQRQCERSEERRRELAERQGLLRRERVERAAREDRLRKLQQEQNLKQREEGLQEGRERAELARRERAQRAARTKQRQEGQLQREKRELSRAERARHEALLQGRARQERAEREGLRSSLEASLGRAQENYEQLVEQRARELRERARREELQGRRAKEVAERKEREHQAHLEALARAGERRLQHAMQAAEEAVQQKARRVGQSRLEKERAQRANKEKVERDEDCRRRELLQAIGRKLERSEQLSRERRSALESARSTARASFHVREKVREETNTRSFDRMVRDAQLHASLDRK from the coding sequence ATGGTAGACCCCGTGTCGGAAGAGGAAAAGGCGGGAGCCGAGCCTGAAGGTTCGGGCGGCGATGGAGCCGCTGCGTCCGCGCCCCCCGACGCCCAGGGCGCCCAGCAGCCCGCCGCCTcttcggcctcggcctcggcctcggcggcggcggcggcggcggcggcggcgcagccCCACAAGGCTGAAGCCCCGAGCGCGGCGGAGGAAGGCGAGCGGCGGGAGCAGTCTCCGCTGCTGCACCTCGACCTCTTCAACTTCGACTGTCCGGAGGCCGAGGGCAGCCGCTACGTGCTGACCAGTCCCCGCTCGCTGGAGGCCTGCGCCCGCTGCGCCGTCAAGCCGGTGGAGCTGCTGCCGCGCGCCCTGGCGGACCTGGTGCGCGAGGCCCCGGGCCGCTCCATGCGAGTGGCCACCGGCCTGTACGAGGCCTACGAGGCGGAGCGGCGCGCCAAGCTGCAGCAGTGCCGGGCCGAGCGCGAGCGCATCGTGCGCGAGGAGAAGCGGCGCCTCTTCACGCCGCTgggcgccgcggccgccgccgcctcggtcCCCAGCGcgggcggcagcagcagcagcagcagcgccagCCTCCCGGCCTCGCCCGCGCCGCGTGCCACCCGCAAGGCATCCTCCAGCCCGTCCCCCGCCCGGACGCAACCTCCGCCCGCGGCTTCCCGGGCCGGCAGGAAGAGCCACTCGCTGGACTCGCTGTCCCGCCGGCGCGAGGGCGCCCTCAGCTCCGAGTCCGGCGCGTCGTCCTCGTCCTACAGCGGGGAGAGCCTGCGGGAGCTGCGCTGGCCTCCGCGGGCCTTGGCCAGGAACAGCTGCCCTGCGGGCTCCGCGTCCTCCGCCCCCAACCCGCTGGGCCGCCCGTCCGCCCTGGCCCTGGTGCCGCTCACGGGCCGCAGCTTCAGCCTGGGTGACCTGAGCCACTCTCCGCAGACCGCGCAGCACGTGGAGCGCATCGTGCGCCAAGTGCGCGCCGAGCGAGGCCTGCGTGGGGTGCCCGACCGCGACCGAAAGATCGCGGCGCTGATGCTGGCGCGCCACCAGGAGGAGCGCCTGCTGCTCGAGCAGCGCGCCGCCGCCCACGGCCAGTGGGAGCAGCAGCGCGTGCGGGCGGAGCAGCGGCGGGAGCGCGAGGAGCGCGAGAAGCAGCGCGCGCTGGAGCAGGGCCGCCGGGCCTGGGCCGCGCAGGTGGAGGAGCGGCGCGGCCGCCGGGGCCGCGAGGAGCGCGAAGAGGCGCGGCGGCGACAGCGGCAGTGCGAGCGCAGCGAGGAGCGGCGGCGCGAGCTGGCCGAACGCCAGGGCCTGCTGCGGCGGGAACGCGTGGAGCGCGCGGCCCGGGAGGATCGGCTGCGCAAGCTGCAGCAGGAGCAGAACCTGAAGCAGCGGGAGGAGGGCCTGCAGGAGGGGCGCGAGCGCGCCGAGCTGGCCCGCAGGGAGCGCGCCCAGCGCGCGGCCCGCACCAAGCAGCGGCAGGAGGGCCAGCTGCAGCGGGAGAAGCGGGAGCTGAGCCGGGCGGAGCGGGCGCGCCACGAGGCTCTGCTGCAAGGCCGGGCTCGGCAGGAGCGCGCGGAGCGCGAGGGCTTGCGGAGCTCCCTGGAGGCCAGCTTGGGCCGCGCGCAGGAGAACTACGAGCAGTTGGTGGAGCAGCGCGCCCGCGAGCTGCGGGAGCGGGCCCGGCGGGAGGAGCTGCAGGGCCGGCGGGCCAAGGAGGTGGCCGAGCGCAAAGAGCGCGAACACCAGGCGCACCTGGAGGCGCTGGCCCGGGCGGGGGAGCGGCGGCTGCAGCACGCCATGCAGGCTGCCGAGGAAGCCGTGCAGCAGAAGGCGCGGCGCGTGGGCCAGAGCAGGCTGGAGAAGGAACGGGCCCAGCGCGCCAATAAGGAGAAGGTGGAGAGGGACGAAGACTGCCGCCGGCGGGAGCTGCTGCAGGCCATCGGGCGCAAGCTGGAGCGCAGCGAGCAGCTGTCCCGGGAGCGACGGAGCGCGCTGGAGAGCGCCCGCTCCACCGCCCGGGCCTCCTTCCACGTGCGCGAGAAGGTCCGCGAGGAGACCAACACGCGCTCCTTCGACCGCATGGTGCGGGATGCCCAGCTGCACGCCAGCCTCGACCGCAAATGA